The Deltaproteobacteria bacterium genome has a segment encoding these proteins:
- the fabD gene encoding ACP S-malonyltransferase, with translation MGGNSALAFIFPGQGSQYIGMGREFHEKYAAAREIFKEASVLLHLDMARLCFEGPVEALNLTQNTQPAILTASVAILKCMEQEVSVKPAFLAGHSLGEYTALVAAGAIDFKDAVRLVEMRGKFMQDAVPHGTGAMAAILGLTGDVVEEICNEVSAESGIVVPANFNSPEQTVISGHREAVERASILARERKAKKVIPLPVSVPSHSPLMKPAAERLGKEMGRIEIKTINLPVITNVEAEPLLSKERVKGLLEKQLYSPVRWVESVKRMKQEGVETVIEIGPGRVLTGLVKRIDSGIKTLNIEKPEDLKQFTVFKGVL, from the coding sequence ATGGGAGGTAACTCAGCACTTGCATTTATTTTCCCCGGACAGGGTTCGCAGTATATAGGCATGGGGAGGGAGTTTCATGAGAAGTATGCTGCTGCGAGGGAGATATTTAAAGAGGCAAGCGTCCTCCTTCATCTTGATATGGCGCGACTCTGTTTCGAAGGACCGGTTGAAGCGCTTAATCTTACACAGAACACCCAGCCTGCAATATTGACCGCCAGCGTGGCAATCCTTAAATGTATGGAGCAAGAGGTGTCTGTAAAACCGGCCTTTCTCGCAGGTCACAGCCTTGGAGAATATACCGCGCTTGTTGCCGCCGGGGCCATAGATTTTAAGGATGCTGTAAGATTGGTTGAGATGAGGGGGAAATTTATGCAGGATGCTGTGCCACATGGCACAGGCGCGATGGCTGCAATCCTCGGACTTACAGGGGATGTGGTGGAGGAGATATGCAATGAAGTTAGCGCAGAAAGCGGCATTGTTGTACCCGCTAATTTTAACAGCCCCGAGCAGACAGTCATATCAGGCCATAGAGAAGCAGTGGAAAGGGCCTCAATCCTTGCAAGGGAGAGAAAGGCAAAAAAGGTCATACCCCTGCCCGTAAGCGTCCCTTCTCATTCTCCGCTTATGAAACCTGCTGCGGAAAGGCTTGGAAAAGAGATGGGGCGTATTGAAATTAAAACGATCAATCTCCCTGTGATTACAAATGTGGAGGCAGAACCTTTATTATCAAAGGAAAGGGTCAAGGGGCTTCTTGAAAAACAGCTTTACAGCCCTGTAAGATGGGTTGAATCTGTTAAAAGAATGAAGCAGGAAGGCGTAGAAACTGTTATAGAGATTGGGCCAGGCAGGGTATTGACAGGCCTTGTAAAGAGGATAGACAGCGGGATAAAGACGCTGAATATAGAGAAACCAGAGGACTTAAAACAGTTCACAGTATTTAAGGGGGTTTTATGA
- the acpP gene encoding acyl carrier protein has translation MVVENKVKKIIVDQLGVGEEEVKSEASFVDDLGADSLDTVEMVMAFEEEFNIEIPDEDAEKIKTVKDAVDYINKKAKT, from the coding sequence ATGGTAGTGGAGAATAAGGTTAAAAAGATTATAGTTGATCAGCTTGGCGTAGGCGAGGAGGAGGTAAAGTCAGAGGCGTCATTTGTTGATGATCTGGGCGCAGACTCGCTGGATACGGTGGAAATGGTAATGGCATTTGAAGAGGAGTTTAATATAGAAATACCTGATGAGGATGCTGAGAAGATCAAGACCGTCAAAGACGCCGTTGATTACATAAATAAAAAGGCAAAAACATAG
- the fabG gene encoding 3-oxoacyl-[acyl-carrier-protein] reductase: protein MILKDKIALVTGAAQGIGKAIALRLANSGADLAVLDMNLEKAEETAKEIEKLGRRAIALKANVASLQEAETIMDETVARLGAIHILVNNAGITRDALILRMKEEEWDAVIDVNLKGTFNCTKAAVRYMSKQRYGRIVNIASIVGEMGNAGQANYSASKAGVIALAKTIAREFAIRNITCNAVAPGFIETAMTQALPEKVREGLAKQIPMGRLGAPEDVAEGVLFLVSDAANYITGQVLNINGGMYM from the coding sequence ATGATTCTCAAGGATAAGATTGCCCTTGTGACAGGCGCTGCCCAGGGCATAGGAAAGGCCATAGCCTTAAGGCTTGCAAACAGCGGCGCGGATTTAGCCGTCCTTGATATGAACCTTGAGAAGGCAGAGGAAACCGCCAAAGAAATAGAAAAACTCGGCAGAAGGGCGATAGCGCTCAAGGCAAACGTGGCAAGCCTTCAGGAGGCAGAGACCATAATGGATGAGACAGTTGCGCGGCTTGGGGCAATCCATATATTGGTCAACAACGCAGGAATTACCAGGGACGCTCTGATTTTGAGGATGAAGGAAGAGGAATGGGATGCGGTCATTGATGTTAATCTCAAAGGGACTTTTAACTGCACCAAGGCTGCTGTCAGATATATGTCAAAACAGAGGTACGGCCGTATTGTAAACATTGCATCCATTGTCGGAGAGATGGGGAATGCGGGTCAGGCTAATTATTCCGCAAGTAAGGCAGGTGTTATCGCCCTCGCAAAGACCATTGCGCGGGAATTTGCAATAAGGAACATTACCTGCAATGCAGTCGCCCCAGGTTTTATAGAGACTGCAATGACACAGGCGCTTCCGGAAAAGGTGAGGGAAGGGCTGGCAAAACAGATACCAATGGGAAGGCTTGGCGCGCCGGAAGATGTGGCAGAGGGTGTGCTTTTTCTGGTTTCTGACGCTGCCAATTATATCACAGGACAGGTTTTGAACATAAATGGCGGGATGTACATGTAG
- the fabF gene encoding beta-ketoacyl-ACP synthase II, translated as MTRRVVITGMGIISPLGIGIEKNFNGMTEGESGVRRISRFDPSNFPVQIAGEVPNFNPEEFIEKKEIKKMDTFIHYALAAAIMAVKDAGLEITSENAERVGVYIGSGIGGLPAIEHWHNVLMEKGPNRITPFFIPMVIINLASGQVSIRLGAKGPNSSAVTACATGNNSIGDAFKIIERGDADVMIAGGTESVITPLCVAGFSAMKALSTRNDAPEKASRPFDKDRDGFVLGEGAGILVLEEMRYAKKRGARIYAEIVGYGMTADAFHITTPAPEGEGAVRCMNMALKSGGVNYADVDYINAHGTSTPAGDAAETMAIKKVFKEHARKLAVSSTKSMTGHLLGAAGGIEAVFTALAIYHGIMPPTINYETPDPECDLDYVPNNARGKKIKVAMSNSFGFGGTNATLVFKKFEE; from the coding sequence ATGACAAGAAGAGTTGTTATAACAGGTATGGGGATTATAAGCCCGCTCGGCATTGGCATTGAAAAAAACTTCAATGGAATGACGGAAGGGGAATCAGGCGTAAGGCGGATTTCCAGGTTTGACCCCTCAAACTTTCCTGTCCAGATAGCAGGCGAAGTTCCTAATTTTAATCCGGAAGAGTTTATAGAGAAAAAAGAGATCAAAAAAATGGATACATTCATCCATTATGCGCTGGCAGCGGCTATCATGGCAGTTAAGGATGCAGGATTGGAGATAACATCAGAGAACGCTGAAAGAGTTGGGGTTTACATAGGCTCAGGTATCGGCGGCCTCCCTGCCATTGAACACTGGCACAATGTGCTAATGGAAAAAGGGCCAAACAGGATAACGCCGTTCTTTATTCCAATGGTCATCATAAATCTCGCATCAGGCCAGGTCTCCATACGGCTTGGAGCCAAAGGCCCGAATAGCAGCGCAGTAACTGCATGCGCTACAGGTAATAATTCAATAGGAGACGCCTTTAAAATTATAGAAAGAGGGGATGCAGATGTAATGATTGCAGGGGGGACAGAATCTGTTATAACGCCGCTCTGTGTTGCGGGATTTAGCGCAATGAAAGCCCTTTCCACAAGAAATGATGCGCCGGAAAAGGCCAGCCGCCCATTTGATAAAGATAGGGATGGCTTTGTTTTAGGCGAAGGGGCAGGGATATTAGTTCTTGAAGAGATGAGGTATGCTAAAAAACGCGGGGCACGAATTTATGCTGAAATAGTCGGCTATGGAATGACTGCCGACGCCTTTCATATAACAACTCCCGCGCCGGAAGGCGAAGGGGCAGTGAGATGCATGAATATGGCTTTAAAGTCCGGCGGGGTAAATTACGCGGATGTGGATTATATAAACGCCCACGGCACATCAACTCCTGCAGGGGATGCAGCTGAAACGATGGCAATAAAAAAGGTTTTCAAGGAACATGCAAGAAAACTGGCGGTAAGTTCTACAAAGAGCATGACAGGGCATTTACTGGGGGCTGCCGGCGGGATAGAAGCTGTGTTTACAGCGCTTGCAATATATCACGGCATAATGCCTCCGACAATAAATTATGAGACCCCTGACCCTGAGTGCGATTTGGATTATGTGCCAAACAATGCGAGGGGAAAAAAGATAAAGGTGGCAATGTCCAATTCCTTTGGTTTTGGCGGCACAAACGCCACATTAGTATTTAAAAAATTTGAAGAATAA